The Streptomyces sp. 11x1 genomic sequence TCGGCGGCGCCCTGATCGGCTTCGGCGCCGGGCTGCTGTCCGACCTCGCGCCGCCCGCCGACCACGCGGCCGGGCGGTACGCCCTGGTCCTGTGCGTCATCGGCTACCTCGCGGGACTGGCGAAGCCCGAGACGGGCCGCCTGAAGTCGGCGACCGGACCGATGGTCGTGGTCGTCGTCGCCGCCCTCGGCTCCACCCTCCTGTACGCCGGTGTCGGTGCCCTCGTCGGAGACGACGCCGCCCGCCACGTCGGCCTGCCCAGCCTGCTGTTCACCGCCGCGCTCTACGACCTGCTGCTCGCGCCCTTCGTCGTCCCCGGCGTCATCGCGCTCGCCCGGCGCGCCGAGAACGACCCGCTCGCCGAGACCGGCAGCGCCGCCAAGGCGACCGACGTCGCCTCCGGCTGGCTCTCCTCCGGCACCGGCCTGCGCATCGGCAACCAGCGCGGCGGACTCCGCATCAAGGCCGCGCGCTCACGGATGGCCAGGGCGGGACGCATCAAGGGGGTAAAGCGGCTGTGACGGCACGGCAATCGGACAGCGGAACCGATCACCGCCGAGCGGTGTACCCCATGTACCGGCACCACGCGCACCACCCGCACACGCATCACCCGCACACGCACTGAGAGGGGGAGACAGGCAGTGACCAACATCCCGGAGACCGGGCGGACCCCACGGGTCCAGATCCGGCTCGTCATCATCCAGATCCTCGTCTTCTCCCTCCTCGGCACCCTCGGCGGCCGCCTCTGGTACCTCCAGATCCGCGAGGGCGACGCCTACGCCAAGGAAGCCTCCGGCAACCACGTCCAGCAGGTCGTCCAGCCCGCCGTACGCGGCTCGATCCTGGACGCGGGCGGAGTGCCGATCGCGGACAACGAGACCCGCCTCGTCGTCTCCGCCTCCCGCACCGACCTGCTCAAGATGGACGACGACGGCAAGGCCGTCCTCACCAAGCTCGCAGGCGTCCTGGACATGAAGCCCAAGGACGTCATGGACAAG encodes the following:
- the mreD gene encoding rod shape-determining protein MreD produces the protein MRFNRMLLSTTLVIVALVIQVSVLARLHLPGAVPDLVLLTVLGLALVYGHVGGALIGFGAGLLSDLAPPADHAAGRYALVLCVIGYLAGLAKPETGRLKSATGPMVVVVVAALGSTLLYAGVGALVGDDAARHVGLPSLLFTAALYDLLLAPFVVPGVIALARRAENDPLAETGSAAKATDVASGWLSSGTGLRIGNQRGGLRIKAARSRMARAGRIKGVKRL